The genomic region ATCAAATTCATCTAAACCACAAGGTCTCAATTTTGCAACTTCTTTAAAGAGGACATTTTCATTTGCAAATGATCCATCAAGCATAAAATCAAGCTTTTTTAAAAGTTGTGATTCACAAGATGATTCTGTAGATATTTCAAGAGGACTATTTTGTGCTTGTGTGGCCATAGTTAAGCACATTACACTAGCAAAAAGGATTTTCTTCAATGTAATTTTCATATGATTTTATAACGTGTTGTCGTATTTCTTATTACACAAGGCAAAGAAAATGCCAAAAGAACCCGAATCCAACTAAACCATCATATTTTCTGAAATCTTCACTTTTTCTAGTGCTTGTTGCACGTCTGCAATAAGATCATCGCTATTTTCTACTCCTATTGATAAGCGCACTAGTGAATGTGTGACTCCTATAGCTTCTGCGTGATTTTCATCTACACCTGCATGTGTCATAGAGCGTGGATGCTCTGCAAGACTTTCTGTACCACCTAGACTTACTGCTAGTCTGATTAGTCTAAGCGAATTCAAAAATTTAAAAGCTTCTTTTTCTCCACCTTTAATCTCAAAACTAATCATGGCACCAGGTCCATCATATTGTTTTTTATAAATCGCATAATCTGGTGAGTCTTGCGGTATGAGACCTAGGTAATTTAGCTTGGCTATTTTTTCATGACCTTTTAAAAAATGAGCAACCTCAATCGCATTGCGTTGTTGTTGTTCCATACGTATTTTGAGCGTTTCTAGGCTGCGCATTAACATCCAGCCGGTATGTGGTGAAGCCATGTTTCCTAAAAATGTACGTAGTACTTTTACACGTTGCATAATCTCTGCATTACCTAATACAGCACCGGCAATTAAGTCGCTATGGCCGCCTATGTATTTAGTAGCACTATACATGACTATATCTGCCCCTAATTGTAATGGATGCTGCCATAATGGTCCCATATAAGTATTATCTACACCTATAAGTACTTTTTTATCATGGGTAGAGAAATGATCTGCAATTTCACGACACATTTCAATGTCTATTAAGGCATTAGTAGGGTTTGCTGGAGTTTCGATATGCATTAATGCTACCTTGTCACTATATCCAGCATCCTCAACTAGTTTTATTATTTCTTCCTTATTCATCCCTGATTTAAATCCTAAAGAATGAATGCCGTATTTAGGTAAAAAATGGTTGATAAAGTGATCAGTACCACCATAGGTAGGTGAGCTGTATAATAACACCTGTCCAGGTTCTAAAAATTCCATGAGTACAGTTGAAATGGCGCTCATACCGCTTTCAAATACCGCACAGTCATCTGCCTTATCCCATAATCGTAGTCTGTTTTCTAGGATCTCTAAGTCTGGATTATTGATACGACTGTAAATTAATCCCATTTCTTCTCCTGGTAATTTATCACGCTTACCATAGGCAAGTTCAAAAAATGCTTTTCCTTCTTCGGCATTTTTAAAGACAAATGTTGAGGTTAAAAATATAGGACATTTAATGGCGCCTTCAGATAGTTCTGGTTTATAACCATAGGACATCATCAGGCTTTCGGGCTTCATGGAATCTTTCATAATATGGGCTATTTAAAACTGGGCCTAATGTACCTTTTTTTGAGTATTCAATCGATTTCGTAAGCATTTTTTTTATGAAATGTATTTGATAGCTTTTAAAATGAGAATTCTGTAATGCAAGATTTACGTTTATGTTATTTAAGATTTTCTTAACTTTAAGGTTTCAACCTATAAAACCAATTAATTATGCCTTACAGTTCAAAACCCCAGATGTGGTTCTGGGTACTCGCCATTATCTTTTTGTTATGGAATCTTATGGGAATAGGAGCATGGTCTACAGAGATGGCAGCACCCGATTTAATGATGGAGCAAATGAATGAGCAGCAACAAGAGTTATATCAATCTAGACCTGGATGGTATATGTATGTCTATGGAGTAGCTGTATTTGCTGGATTACTAGCCTGTATTATGTTGTTATTTAAGAGAAAACTTGCGGTATTGCTTTCATTGATCTCTTTGTTTGCTGTGATAATAACAACTAGTTATAATTTTTTCAACGGTTCATGGGATATAATAAATACAGGTGATAAATTTTTCTTTTTGAGTGTACCTATTCTTTCAATTTGCCTTTGGCTATTTGCTCGCAGTGCAGCGTCTAAGGCCTGGTTGCGATAATTAATTAAAAATATCTCGCGCTACCCTAAAAGTATTAGCATGCGCTTCAATTATTAATTTAATCTCAGGAGAATAGCCGCCGCCCATACTACACTGTACTGGGATGCGGTTGTTTTTTTGTGTTCTTGCTTTCGCGAAAGCGGACAAAGCATACTCATCACGTTCTTTACATCCTTTTAAACTTAAACCTAGCCTACCTAGCTTGTCTGTCGCAAGTAC from Nonlabens arenilitoris harbors:
- a CDS encoding cystathionine gamma-synthase family protein; amino-acid sequence: MKDSMKPESLMMSYGYKPELSEGAIKCPIFLTSTFVFKNAEEGKAFFELAYGKRDKLPGEEMGLIYSRINNPDLEILENRLRLWDKADDCAVFESGMSAISTVLMEFLEPGQVLLYSSPTYGGTDHFINHFLPKYGIHSLGFKSGMNKEEIIKLVEDAGYSDKVALMHIETPANPTNALIDIEMCREIADHFSTHDKKVLIGVDNTYMGPLWQHPLQLGADIVMYSATKYIGGHSDLIAGAVLGNAEIMQRVKVLRTFLGNMASPHTGWMLMRSLETLKIRMEQQQRNAIEVAHFLKGHEKIAKLNYLGLIPQDSPDYAIYKKQYDGPGAMISFEIKGGEKEAFKFLNSLRLIRLAVSLGGTESLAEHPRSMTHAGVDENHAEAIGVTHSLVRLSIGVENSDDLIADVQQALEKVKISENMMV